A portion of the Oxynema aestuarii AP17 genome contains these proteins:
- a CDS encoding DUF928 domain-containing protein, with protein MIKYFKKYSCLAIAFTILSSIVSATIFVRADEQIVDFSGTGRPNEQTDGGSRGNCGGAIASNDQLTALVPQTMSLTVSEAPTFWVYIPDDPKNLEYSELILQDEIAERPIYRIRYQLENTPGVVRVNAPSDREYQLEPQKLYRWYFKVKCTGGNQVAVGGLIERVTLPPSAQNNRGYLDNKIWHEILTEVGNRLRLSPDNSVIREEWKLLLNAPGVNLNHLGDRPLVACCEMEEE; from the coding sequence ATGATTAAATACTTCAAAAAATATAGCTGTCTAGCGATCGCGTTTACTATCTTATCTTCGATTGTTTCGGCGACAATCTTTGTCCGAGCTGACGAGCAAATTGTTGATTTTTCCGGAACTGGAAGACCGAACGAACAAACCGACGGAGGAAGTCGCGGTAATTGTGGAGGAGCGATCGCCTCTAATGACCAATTAACGGCTTTAGTTCCTCAAACTATGAGTTTGACTGTATCCGAAGCGCCCACATTTTGGGTTTATATTCCTGACGATCCCAAAAATTTAGAATATAGTGAATTAATCTTACAAGATGAAATTGCCGAACGACCGATTTATCGGATTCGTTATCAACTTGAAAATACCCCTGGAGTTGTACGAGTGAATGCTCCGAGCGATCGCGAATATCAACTCGAACCGCAAAAACTTTATCGCTGGTATTTTAAAGTTAAATGTACCGGAGGTAATCAAGTAGCAGTTGGCGGACTGATTGAGAGAGTAACATTACCCCCATCTGCACAAAATAATCGCGGCTATCTCGACAATAAAATTTGGCATGAAATTTTAACTGAAGTTGGTAATCGTTTGCGTCTTTCTCCGGATAATTCTGTCATTCGAGAGGAATGGAAGTTGCTTTTAAATGCGCCAGGGGTGAATTTAAACCATCTCGGCGATCGCCCCCTCGTGGCTTGCTGTGAAATGGAGGAAGAATAG